From Methanomassiliicoccales archaeon LGM-RCC1, one genomic window encodes:
- a CDS encoding AAA family ATPase: MKILLVTGMPGAGKEELLTVARSMDIPFLRMGDIVREFYETSGAAQKGLSVGQVANGERELHGKDIWAKRALERMSGDLFLVDGCRSMDEVNSYRGLSDEVYIIGVHAPGKTRYDRLIKRGREDAPHNIEEFNERDSRELGWGLGNVIAMSDIMIVNDSGLDSFKAKVKRELEALR, from the coding sequence ATGAAGATCCTACTCGTCACTGGAATGCCCGGAGCCGGAAAGGAGGAGCTCCTTACCGTTGCCCGCTCTATGGACATCCCGTTCCTGAGGATGGGGGACATCGTCAGGGAATTCTACGAGACCTCCGGTGCGGCACAGAAAGGGCTCAGCGTCGGCCAGGTGGCCAATGGCGAGAGGGAGCTCCACGGCAAGGATATCTGGGCAAAGAGAGCCCTGGAGAGGATGTCCGGCGACCTGTTCCTTGTGGACGGATGCAGGAGCATGGACGAGGTCAACTCATATAGGGGACTGAGCGACGAGGTTTACATCATCGGCGTGCACGCCCCCGGCAAGACCCGCTACGACAGACTTATCAAGAGAGGACGCGAGGACGCACCGCACAACATCGAAGAGTTCAACGAGCGCGACAGCAGGGAACTCGGATGGGGACTCGGGAACGTCATCGCCATGTCCGACATCATGATCGTCAATGATTCCGGCCTCGATTCTTTCAAAGCTAAGGTCAAGAGAGAGCTGGAGGCCCTAAGATGA
- the pyrI gene encoding aspartate carbamoyltransferase regulatory subunit encodes MSEENQIKEVRLTPIRNGTVIDHIACGQALNVIKILGINESNIYSSISVGIHVSSTTLGGWKDIIKIEDIEIDDNTAEKIALVAPDATISIVRDYSVAKKYKVNLGDHIIGLARCSNINCITNKGEPIKPEFQVLSRYPMQLRCCYCDKILMNITDHLL; translated from the coding sequence ATGTCAGAGGAGAATCAGATCAAGGAGGTCAGGCTTACCCCTATCAGGAACGGAACCGTCATCGATCACATCGCATGCGGACAGGCGCTGAACGTGATCAAGATCCTGGGCATCAACGAGAGCAACATCTACTCGTCCATCAGCGTCGGCATCCATGTCAGCTCCACCACCCTCGGCGGATGGAAGGACATCATCAAGATCGAAGACATAGAGATCGATGACAATACCGCTGAGAAGATCGCCCTGGTGGCGCCCGATGCGACCATATCCATCGTAAGGGATTACTCTGTCGCCAAGAAATACAAGGTGAACCTGGGCGACCATATCATCGGCCTTGCCAGGTGCAGCAACATAAACTGCATAACCAACAAAGGCGAACCGATCAAACCGGAATTCCAGGTCCTGTCCAGATACCCTATGCAGCTCAGGTGCTGCTATTGCGACAAGATCCTGATGAACATCACCGACCACCTGCTGTGA
- the pyrB gene encoding aspartate carbamoyltransferase has product MDLYHKDVVSIMDFSKDDIEGILDMAEEMVPYAKGDKIKRTLDGKILGNLFFEPSTRTKLSFESAAHRLGCNVIDVSEMSMTSMAKGETLADTIKIVDAYCDVTVLRHPFEGAAKLAAKFSDHPVINAGDGAGSHPTQTLLDLFTMRQSKGSLDNLNITLVGDLKYGRTVHSLAQALTKFGMNITLVAPESLQMPKDIIDHLEENGCHPTTKVFLEDAIADADVLYVTRIQKERFPDPAEYQKVAGTYRIDNALLENAKDDLIVMHPLPRVNEIAPEVDGTKHAKYFEQAANGVPVRMALLNALLGGEL; this is encoded by the coding sequence ATGGACCTATACCACAAGGATGTCGTCTCAATCATGGACTTTTCTAAGGACGACATCGAAGGCATTCTCGACATGGCCGAGGAGATGGTCCCGTACGCCAAGGGTGATAAGATAAAGCGCACCCTGGACGGGAAGATCCTCGGGAACCTGTTCTTCGAACCGTCCACACGCACGAAGCTCTCCTTCGAGAGCGCCGCCCACAGATTGGGCTGCAACGTGATCGATGTGTCGGAGATGTCGATGACATCGATGGCCAAGGGAGAGACCCTGGCGGACACCATCAAGATCGTGGATGCCTACTGCGACGTCACGGTCCTCAGGCATCCCTTCGAGGGAGCAGCCAAGCTCGCGGCCAAGTTCTCCGATCATCCCGTCATCAACGCCGGGGACGGAGCCGGGTCGCACCCCACTCAGACCCTTCTGGACCTCTTCACCATGAGGCAGTCCAAGGGCTCCCTTGACAATCTCAATATCACACTGGTAGGGGACCTGAAGTACGGGAGGACGGTCCATTCCCTCGCACAGGCTCTGACCAAGTTCGGAATGAACATCACCCTGGTAGCGCCTGAGTCGCTGCAGATGCCCAAAGACATAATCGACCATCTGGAAGAGAACGGCTGCCATCCCACCACCAAGGTGTTCCTGGAGGACGCTATAGCGGATGCTGACGTGCTCTACGTCACGAGGATACAGAAGGAGAGGTTCCCCGACCCCGCCGAATATCAGAAGGTCGCAGGCACATACAGGATCGACAACGCACTTCTCGAGAACGCGAAAGATGACCTCATCGTCATGCATCCTCTGCCGAGGGTGAACGAGATCGCGCCGGAAGTGGATGGGACCAAGCACGCTAAGTATTTCGAGCAGGCCGCCAACGGGGTTCCCGTAAGGATGGCCCTCCTCAACGCACTTCTGGGAGGCGAGCTCTGA
- a CDS encoding DUF5591 domain-containing protein: MLDVLSRSQRARVCEYTRNELKLSTPSMIGSDPESPVWIEAKGNDRVLHVMGTDVVMESGLRTTSNSGRDTEVQVTDGIAVVRLPVQEDLSFDDSVEIVVVPNAYELRKDPRRIVDNIIRLRRAAGFNRLLYLSGLGEPSTVALLTYMGVDLFDEALPRAAGISGIRLIPEAEIATGQDESDSNIRAMEEELEKIRIFIATDRLRELADQRAPSTPTSVAMLRLYDDVGYEYAEETCSFVGCRFSCNTTQALRRPDIKSYKHRMESYRKPEHKKVLLLLPCSAKKPYHISKTHKAFSSAIHTGFHDTLVQEVIVTSPLGVVPRELDAYYPANSYDIPVTGEWKPEEKAMIRKMVGDIIDQGWDSIICHLGEDYELVEGLAEMTCTVVGDSTSPASLQNLDKALRDATKGMEPVDNTIDRDAQMMNMLRFQFGDEAAKVLMDGNTHALGKFPYFKLFREDAEHKKTQLGMFTPERGGISLTIEGAQLLADARYPVIKIMDFEMKGNLFAVGVIEADPRIHVGDEAIAVCDGKVRAIGVAAMCGREMTDLKRGIAVKVRHKVK, encoded by the coding sequence ATGTTGGACGTCCTTTCGAGATCCCAGCGCGCAAGGGTCTGCGAATACACGAGGAACGAGCTCAAGCTCTCCACGCCGTCGATGATCGGATCGGATCCAGAGTCACCGGTCTGGATAGAGGCGAAGGGCAACGATAGGGTGCTCCATGTCATGGGCACCGATGTAGTGATGGAGAGCGGACTGAGGACCACCTCCAATTCCGGAAGGGATACCGAGGTCCAGGTGACAGACGGCATCGCCGTCGTCAGGCTGCCGGTCCAGGAGGATCTGTCCTTCGACGATTCCGTCGAGATCGTGGTAGTCCCTAATGCATATGAGCTTAGGAAGGACCCGAGAAGGATCGTCGACAACATCATCAGGCTCAGAAGGGCCGCCGGTTTCAACCGTCTGCTCTATCTCTCGGGATTGGGAGAGCCCTCAACGGTCGCACTGTTGACCTACATGGGGGTCGACCTCTTCGACGAAGCCCTGCCCAGGGCCGCCGGTATCAGCGGCATCAGGCTAATCCCCGAGGCGGAGATCGCCACGGGACAGGACGAATCCGACAGCAACATCAGGGCGATGGAGGAGGAGCTGGAGAAGATCAGGATCTTCATCGCTACCGACCGCCTCAGAGAGCTGGCGGATCAGAGGGCCCCTTCCACACCGACGTCCGTCGCCATGCTCAGGCTGTATGACGATGTCGGTTACGAGTATGCCGAGGAGACATGCTCCTTCGTCGGATGCAGGTTCAGCTGCAACACAACTCAGGCCCTCAGGAGGCCAGACATCAAGAGCTACAAGCATCGTATGGAGAGCTACAGGAAGCCCGAGCACAAGAAGGTCCTCCTGCTGCTCCCATGCTCCGCGAAGAAGCCGTATCACATTTCAAAGACGCACAAGGCGTTCTCATCCGCCATCCACACAGGATTCCACGACACCCTGGTGCAGGAGGTAATCGTCACCTCTCCGCTCGGTGTAGTCCCCAGGGAACTGGATGCATACTATCCTGCCAACTCCTATGACATACCCGTCACCGGGGAATGGAAGCCCGAGGAGAAGGCTATGATCCGCAAGATGGTCGGCGACATCATCGACCAGGGATGGGACAGCATCATCTGCCATCTCGGCGAGGATTACGAGCTGGTCGAGGGATTGGCCGAGATGACATGCACGGTCGTCGGAGACAGCACATCCCCAGCATCCCTCCAGAACCTTGACAAGGCACTCAGGGATGCTACAAAGGGCATGGAGCCGGTCGATAACACGATCGACAGGGACGCCCAGATGATGAACATGCTGAGATTCCAGTTCGGCGACGAGGCGGCCAAGGTCCTCATGGACGGTAACACCCATGCCCTTGGCAAGTTCCCGTACTTCAAACTCTTCCGCGAGGATGCAGAGCATAAGAAGACGCAGCTCGGAATGTTCACTCCCGAGAGGGGTGGCATATCCCTGACTATCGAGGGCGCCCAGCTTCTGGCGGATGCCAGATATCCCGTCATCAAGATCATGGACTTCGAGATGAAGGGCAACCTGTTCGCTGTAGGGGTCATCGAGGCGGATCCGAGGATCCATGTGGGAGACGAGGCGATAGCCGTATGCGACGGAAAGGTCCGTGCGATAGGCGTCGCCGCGATGTGCGGACGCGAGATGACCGACCTTAAGAGAGGCATAGCCGTCAAGGTCAGGCACAAGGTCAAGTGA
- a CDS encoding DUF3089 domain-containing protein, with protein sequence MPVTDYSDPANWIYLSEGRDKDVDVFLISPTVYTGEDDNMSVDDTKFVQSMKDAVRMQLGLYEGRCRVFSPLYRQSALKVFTSDNETRRRCITVAYSDISAAFRYYLDNYNDGRPFILAGFSQGAHMCYRIIEEYLKDDRLRSQFVAAYVFGWPYYVEYEGARYPVPPAKGETDTGVIITFDCEAPEVEETIFHPVGRRSHSINPLNWRTDSVPADASLNKGARIMRSNGEVKAEIPNFCGCYIDPERGALKVPGVDAEKYKPIVPFLPKGGFHLYDYEFFYHNLKENVSKRIDSYLSKR encoded by the coding sequence ATGCCCGTAACAGATTATTCCGATCCAGCGAATTGGATTTACCTGTCCGAAGGGAGGGACAAGGATGTGGACGTGTTCCTCATCTCGCCGACGGTCTACACAGGCGAGGATGACAACATGTCCGTCGATGACACGAAGTTCGTCCAGAGCATGAAGGATGCCGTCAGGATGCAGCTCGGGCTGTACGAGGGCCGCTGCAGGGTATTCTCGCCCCTGTACCGCCAATCGGCCCTGAAGGTTTTCACCTCTGACAACGAGACCAGGAGGAGATGCATCACTGTTGCGTACAGCGACATCTCGGCCGCTTTCAGGTACTATCTCGACAATTACAACGATGGCAGGCCGTTCATACTCGCCGGTTTCTCGCAGGGCGCGCACATGTGCTACAGGATCATAGAGGAGTACCTGAAGGATGACCGTTTACGGAGTCAGTTCGTTGCAGCCTATGTATTCGGCTGGCCGTACTATGTGGAGTATGAGGGTGCCCGTTATCCGGTCCCGCCGGCCAAGGGCGAGACGGACACAGGCGTGATCATCACATTCGACTGCGAGGCCCCTGAGGTCGAGGAGACGATCTTTCACCCCGTCGGCAGGCGCAGCCACTCCATCAACCCACTCAACTGGAGGACGGATTCCGTACCCGCAGACGCTTCCCTGAACAAAGGGGCACGCATCATGCGTTCCAACGGAGAGGTCAAGGCCGAGATCCCAAACTTCTGCGGATGCTACATCGATCCGGAGCGCGGTGCACTGAAGGTCCCCGGAGTGGACGCGGAGAAGTACAAACCGATCGTCCCGTTCCTGCCTAAGGGCGGATTTCACCTCTACGATTACGAGTTCTTCTACCACAACCTCAAGGAGAACGTCTCCAAGAGGATCGATTCGTACCTGTCGAAAAGATAA
- a CDS encoding proteasome subunit beta has translation MTEETLKTGTTTIGLKLKDGVILATDQRATMGNLIADNHCQKVFPIAENLGMTIAGGVGDAQLLVRYLQSEVSIYKMKKGAPMSVQTAATMIGNILRQGFYVAPLVGGYDSTGGHIFSVDMAGGVLEDNYTSSGSGSVFALGALESAYKPNMTKDEGINCAITALNSARRRDNYSGDGFLVSYVGPDGYEEISREEIISRCEKLGFKFPN, from the coding sequence ATGACTGAGGAGACTCTTAAGACCGGTACAACCACAATCGGACTGAAACTGAAGGACGGGGTAATCCTGGCAACCGACCAGAGGGCCACCATGGGCAATCTGATCGCGGACAACCACTGCCAGAAGGTGTTCCCCATTGCAGAGAACCTCGGAATGACCATCGCAGGCGGAGTCGGCGACGCACAGCTGCTCGTCCGTTACCTCCAGAGCGAGGTCTCGATCTACAAGATGAAGAAGGGCGCACCCATGTCCGTACAGACAGCGGCCACCATGATCGGCAATATCCTCCGTCAGGGATTCTACGTCGCCCCTCTCGTGGGCGGATACGACTCCACAGGCGGACACATCTTCAGTGTTGACATGGCAGGCGGAGTTCTCGAGGACAACTACACATCATCGGGTTCCGGTTCAGTGTTCGCACTTGGAGCACTGGAGTCCGCATACAAGCCCAACATGACGAAGGACGAGGGCATCAACTGTGCTATCACAGCCCTCAACTCCGCCAGGAGGAGGGACAATTACTCCGGAGACGGATTCCTCGTGTCGTACGTCGGTCCCGACGGATACGAGGAGATCTCCCGCGAGGAGATCATCTCCCGTTGCGAGAAGCTCGGATTCAAGTTCCCGAACTGA
- a CDS encoding beta-CASP ribonuclease aCPSF1: MNVDKLFETLTDEVRRLVPSDMKITSINFEGPVVVVYTNDYEKFSADDSLARTIAQSIHRRVDIRPDPSTLEDPNKVEEKIRSMIPEKAEIFDINFVEETGEAIVEAINPSEVVGKEGQRLTELRKETGWNIKVMRAPPIPSKTVSDVRGYLRANHDERQDMLKYVARRIARPKLEGEQWVRMTAMGGFRQVGRSASLLTTRESKILIDCGLDPSSDATPYFAIPEVQPLSDIDAVVITHAHLDHCGTLPALFKYGYKGPVYCTPPTRDLMALLQLDNIKLGFGEDKKTPYDASHVRQEILHTIPLKYNETTDIAPDVRLTFHNAGHILGSAIAHFHIGDGLHNVAFSGDTKYEKTWLFNPANNRFPRLETLVIESTYGGHNDVTPTRTEASEEMGNLLQQATAKGGKVLIPVFAVGRSQEVMLVIEEQMRLGKIPKCPVYLDGMIWEATAIHTAYPEYLNSNLRTQIFQQNENPFLSPIFKRVETADMREEICHSPDPCIVLATSGMMSGGPVMEYFREWADNENNWLLFVGYQSEGSIGRTIQRGRSEITLSMKGKPIDLQIKMQRVTVDGFSGHSDRKQLMRYISSLEPKPNKIIIGHGEDKKCTDFASSIYKKFGIETKAPQNLETIRLR; encoded by the coding sequence ATGAACGTAGACAAGCTATTCGAAACCCTTACCGACGAGGTCAGGAGACTTGTGCCCTCGGACATGAAGATCACTTCGATCAACTTCGAGGGACCTGTCGTGGTCGTTTACACGAACGATTACGAGAAGTTCTCCGCAGACGACAGTCTGGCAAGGACCATCGCGCAGAGCATACACCGCAGGGTGGACATCAGGCCTGACCCCTCCACACTCGAGGATCCCAACAAGGTCGAGGAGAAGATCAGGAGCATGATCCCGGAGAAGGCGGAGATCTTCGACATAAACTTCGTCGAGGAGACAGGGGAGGCAATCGTTGAAGCGATCAACCCCAGCGAGGTCGTCGGTAAGGAAGGTCAGCGTCTGACCGAGCTCAGGAAGGAGACGGGATGGAACATCAAGGTCATGAGGGCCCCGCCAATCCCGTCCAAGACCGTCTCGGATGTCAGAGGATACCTCCGTGCGAACCACGACGAGAGGCAGGACATGCTGAAGTATGTGGCAAGGAGGATCGCCAGGCCCAAGCTCGAGGGAGAGCAGTGGGTCAGGATGACCGCCATGGGAGGATTCAGGCAGGTCGGAAGGTCTGCTTCGCTGCTGACCACCAGAGAGTCCAAGATCCTCATCGACTGCGGTCTCGACCCCTCATCGGACGCGACACCCTATTTCGCGATCCCCGAGGTACAGCCTCTGTCGGATATCGATGCCGTCGTCATCACCCACGCCCACCTGGACCACTGCGGAACACTTCCAGCACTGTTCAAGTATGGTTACAAGGGGCCTGTTTACTGCACACCGCCCACCAGGGACCTGATGGCGCTTCTGCAGCTGGACAACATCAAACTGGGATTCGGAGAGGACAAGAAGACTCCCTACGACGCATCCCACGTGAGGCAGGAGATCCTGCACACGATCCCGCTCAAGTACAACGAGACCACCGACATCGCTCCCGATGTCAGGCTCACCTTCCACAACGCCGGGCACATCCTGGGATCGGCCATCGCCCACTTCCACATCGGAGACGGTCTCCACAACGTGGCGTTCTCCGGAGACACCAAGTATGAGAAGACATGGCTGTTCAACCCTGCCAACAACAGATTCCCCAGGCTCGAGACGCTGGTCATAGAGTCGACTTACGGAGGGCACAACGACGTGACCCCCACCAGGACAGAGGCGTCCGAGGAGATGGGCAACCTTCTCCAGCAGGCAACCGCCAAGGGCGGAAAGGTCCTGATCCCTGTATTCGCGGTCGGAAGGTCGCAGGAGGTCATGCTCGTCATCGAGGAGCAGATGCGCCTCGGCAAGATCCCCAAGTGCCCAGTGTACCTGGACGGAATGATCTGGGAAGCAACCGCAATCCACACGGCCTACCCTGAATACCTCAACAGCAATCTGAGGACGCAGATCTTCCAGCAGAACGAGAACCCGTTCCTCTCACCCATCTTCAAGAGGGTCGAGACGGCGGACATGAGGGAGGAGATCTGCCATTCGCCCGATCCGTGCATCGTGCTCGCCACATCTGGTATGATGTCGGGAGGACCCGTCATGGAGTACTTCCGCGAGTGGGCTGACAACGAGAACAACTGGCTGCTCTTCGTCGGATACCAGTCCGAAGGTTCCATCGGAAGGACAATCCAGAGGGGACGCAGCGAGATCACCCTCAGCATGAAGGGCAAGCCCATCGATCTGCAGATCAAGATGCAGAGGGTCACCGTGGACGGATTCTCCGGACACTCCGACAGGAAGCAGCTGATGAGGTACATCTCATCGCTGGAGCCCAAGCCGAACAAGATCATCATCGGTCACGGTGAGGACAAGAAGTGTACTGACTTCGCGTCATCGATCTACAAGAAGTTCGGAATCGAGACCAAGGCTCCCCAGAACCTCGAGACCATCAGGCTCAGATAA
- a CDS encoding DUF5714 domain-containing protein produces MDTGCIICGSALEYLDADYEMTCAVCGKKFADRVRCADGHYVCNECHMSGLDSIVPVCRKEVSKDPSEILDRLMRLPFCHMHGPEHHVLVAASLLTAYRNAGGMVDFDKALTEIVSRGKAVPGGICGYWGTCGAAVSSGIFISVVTGSTPLAKEAFGLSNTMTSRSLQSIGSHGGPRCCKRDSFLSLIEAVRFVKENLGIEMELGEIVCGFSEKNPQCLGGDCPFHRR; encoded by the coding sequence ATGGATACGGGATGCATAATCTGCGGTTCCGCGCTAGAATACCTGGATGCGGATTATGAAATGACATGCGCCGTATGCGGAAAGAAATTCGCCGACAGAGTGAGATGCGCAGACGGGCATTATGTCTGCAACGAATGCCATATGTCCGGACTGGATTCAATCGTCCCTGTGTGCAGGAAAGAGGTGTCGAAGGATCCATCGGAGATATTGGACAGACTTATGCGCCTTCCGTTCTGTCACATGCACGGCCCTGAGCACCACGTTCTGGTCGCCGCATCGCTTCTTACTGCCTACCGCAACGCAGGAGGAATGGTGGATTTCGATAAGGCACTGACGGAGATCGTGTCGCGCGGCAAAGCGGTCCCGGGAGGGATCTGCGGATACTGGGGCACCTGCGGAGCTGCCGTAAGTTCAGGGATTTTCATATCGGTCGTTACCGGCTCCACTCCTCTGGCGAAGGAGGCGTTCGGATTGTCCAACACCATGACTTCCAGGTCTCTGCAGTCGATAGGTTCCCACGGAGGCCCGAGATGCTGCAAGCGCGACTCGTTCCTTTCGTTGATAGAAGCTGTGAGATTCGTCAAAGAAAATCTCGGCATCGAAATGGAGCTCGGCGAGATTGTGTGCGGTTTCAGCGAAAAGAATCCGCAATGCCTGGGCGGCGACTGCCCGTTCCATAGAAGATGA
- a CDS encoding rubrerythrin family protein, producing the protein MELKGSKTEQNLMAAFAGESQARNKYTYYASQAKKEGYEQIADIFLETAENEKEHAKLWFKELHDGKVPKTVENLKDAAQGENYEHTTMYKEFAETAKAEGFDQIAKLFEMVGGIEKTHEERYLALLKNIEEGVVFKKDKVVMWKCRNCGYIHVGEEAPAVCPVCKHAQSFFEVRATNW; encoded by the coding sequence ATGGAACTAAAAGGTTCAAAAACAGAGCAGAATCTTATGGCGGCTTTCGCAGGCGAGAGTCAGGCCAGGAACAAATACACCTACTACGCCTCCCAGGCGAAGAAAGAGGGCTACGAGCAGATCGCAGACATCTTCCTCGAGACAGCGGAGAACGAGAAGGAGCACGCAAAGCTCTGGTTCAAGGAACTCCACGACGGAAAGGTCCCCAAGACAGTTGAGAACCTGAAGGACGCCGCCCAGGGAGAGAACTACGAGCACACCACGATGTACAAGGAGTTCGCCGAGACAGCGAAGGCTGAGGGATTCGACCAGATCGCCAAACTCTTCGAGATGGTCGGCGGAATCGAGAAGACGCACGAGGAGAGATACCTCGCACTCCTGAAGAACATCGAGGAGGGCGTCGTCTTCAAGAAGGACAAGGTCGTCATGTGGAAGTGCAGGAACTGCGGTTACATCCACGTCGGAGAGGAGGCCCCTGCCGTCTGTCCAGTATGTAAGCACGCCCAGTCGTTCTTCGAAGTAAGAGCAACAAACTGGTGA
- a CDS encoding methylated-DNA--[protein]-cysteine S-methyltransferase, with the protein MRGPCIASFFTLLGTISITEDGEGMITGVFLPCDNLPPMDQSETPALSSAAKQINEYLAGKRTEFDLDLRYDGSDFRSRVMEELNRIPYGEVRTYKQVAEAIGYPTSVRAVGMACAENPLPILVPCHRVVPSGGGYGNYAGGTSMKKKLLNLEGVFLD; encoded by the coding sequence ATGCGCGGGCCGTGTATCGCATCCTTCTTCACCCTTCTGGGGACGATAAGCATCACCGAGGACGGAGAGGGCATGATCACGGGAGTTTTCCTGCCGTGCGATAACCTGCCGCCGATGGACCAATCCGAGACGCCCGCACTGTCATCGGCCGCGAAGCAGATCAACGAGTATCTCGCAGGGAAGAGGACTGAGTTCGATCTGGACCTGCGTTACGACGGTTCCGATTTCAGGTCCAGGGTGATGGAGGAGCTCAACAGGATACCCTACGGGGAGGTCCGCACCTACAAGCAGGTCGCTGAAGCCATCGGATACCCAACATCAGTGCGCGCAGTCGGCATGGCATGCGCAGAGAACCCGTTGCCGATCCTGGTGCCGTGCCATCGCGTGGTCCCTTCTGGCGGAGGCTATGGCAACTATGCCGGAGGCACGTCGATGAAGAAGAAGCTCCTCAATCTGGAGGGCGTGTTCCTTGATTGA
- a CDS encoding DNA alkylation repair protein — MIDYRSLLKESAEKEYARFNSKLIPGKEGIIGVRVPTLKKIAKQITKDDWEAFLEETPTCYEEEVLKGLVIATAPMDAERRIGYTEGFLGYIDNWATCDSFCQAWKFRKSESDRVYDYFSSLIDSGQEFRMRVSLVLRMSHFIDEEHVGDIMDDIVRYDHDGYYYKMGAAWAASVCYVKFPETTLDRMRNSDMDKWTYNKAIQKICESYRVSDEDKQFLRSIRKK, encoded by the coding sequence TTGATTGATTACCGTTCATTGCTGAAGGAGTCCGCCGAGAAGGAGTACGCCAGATTCAATTCCAAACTGATCCCGGGGAAGGAAGGCATAATCGGAGTGAGGGTTCCGACGCTGAAGAAGATTGCCAAGCAGATCACCAAGGATGACTGGGAAGCGTTCCTCGAAGAGACTCCGACCTGTTACGAGGAGGAGGTCCTGAAGGGGCTGGTGATCGCCACCGCACCCATGGATGCCGAGCGCAGGATAGGCTATACGGAAGGTTTCCTGGGCTATATCGATAATTGGGCCACCTGCGATTCGTTCTGTCAGGCCTGGAAGTTCCGCAAGAGCGAGTCGGATAGAGTGTACGATTACTTCTCATCCCTCATCGATTCGGGCCAGGAGTTCAGGATGAGAGTATCCCTTGTTTTGCGTATGTCGCACTTCATAGACGAGGAACATGTAGGTGACATCATGGATGATATCGTGAGATACGACCATGACGGCTACTACTACAAGATGGGCGCAGCCTGGGCCGCATCCGTCTGCTATGTCAAGTTCCCGGAAACCACATTGGACAGGATGCGCAACAGCGACATGGACAAATGGACGTACAACAAGGCCATTCAGAAGATCTGCGAATCCTACCGTGTGAGCGATGAGGACAAGCAGTTCCTTCGCTCGATCCGTAAAAAATGA